The following proteins come from a genomic window of Salvia hispanica cultivar TCC Black 2014 chromosome 4, UniMelb_Shisp_WGS_1.0, whole genome shotgun sequence:
- the LOC125222527 gene encoding BEL1-like homeodomain protein 4 isoform X1, giving the protein MSQSFQQSVYTFPNAAASEWVLREQGGFDAPPPPPFDAGGMLTEIINRRHGDQIQKQQLDNEQLSFMNHPQAAKAAAAASSTLEGFHLISPINPPSDMPPPPQMSWIPSSSGGRGHEAAARVLEGQGLSLSLSSLEGNKFEKMNVGNGELYFHGSNPYVIGDVATNPMLFGSPRLASEHENQNLHFGYVESTRSTNCVRNSRYLKAAQELLMEFCCVGRGNNQIVKKQDRNPNSDNGGGLSSSKDHYTLSPSERTEYQRRKFRLLSMLDEVEGRYMRYCEQMQAVVNSFDAVMGQGAAAPYTGLARVAMSQHFRSMKDAVAREMKACCEALGEKEVQGGITKGETPRLKVVEQKYRQHKALQHMGIMDPESWRPQRGLPERSVTILRAWLFEHFLHPYPSEADKHLLSRQTGLSKNQVSNWFINARVRLWKPMVEEMYQQEFQEASAADKDKDDQPTSETDAPKTDPSETRQPAEDMMVPTEYRCFMENPEMGLESEFSGGSAGTQAAGEVSLTLGLRRSENVPINMSHLSVRDFEAY; this is encoded by the exons ATGTCACAAAGCTTCCAACAAAGCGTCTACACCTTCCCGAATGCAGCCGCGAGCGAGTGGGTGTTAAGAGAGCAAGGCGGCTTCGATgccccgccgccgccgccgttcGACGCCGGAGGTATGCTCACGGAGATCATAAACCGGCGCCACGGCGATCAGATCCAGAAACAGCAGCTCGATAACGAG CAGCTCTCTTTCATGAATCATCCACAAGCTGCTAAAGCCGCGGCGGCGGCTTCATCTACTCTGGAAGGGTTTCACTTAATTAGCCCTATTAATCCCCCTTCCGAcatgccgccgccgcctcagATGAGCTGGATCCCGAGCAGCAGCGGCGGCCGGGGACACGAGGCGGCGGCGAGGGTGCTGGAGGGGCAAGGcctttctctatctctctcctCTCTAGAAGGCaacaaatttgagaaaatgaatgtGGGAAACGGCGAATTATACTTCCATGGAAGCAATCCATATGTGATTGGAGATGTCGCGACAAATCCGATGCTGTTTGGGTCGCCGAGGTTGGCGTCGGAGCACGAAAACCAGAATCTTCACTTTGGCTATGTTGAATCTACAAGAAGCACGAATTGTGTGAGGAATTCGCGGTATTTGAAGGCGGCACAGGAATTGCTAATGGAATTTTGCTGTGTGGGAAGAGGGAATAATCAAATTGTGAAGAAACAAGATAGAAACCCTAATTCAGACAACGGTGGCGGTTTGTCTTCTTCAAAGGACCACTACACCTTATCCCCTTCTGAGAGAACTGAATACCAGAGAAGAAAATTCAGGCTTCTCTCCATGCTTGATGag GTGGAGGGGAGGTACATGAGGTACTGCGAGCAGATGCAGGCGGTGGTGAACTCGTTCGACGCGGTGATGGGGCAAGGGGCGGCGGCGCCGTACACGGGGCTGGCGAGGGTGGCGATGTCGCAGCATTTCCGGAGCATGAAGGACGCGGTGGCGCGGGAGATGAAGGCGTGCTGCGAGGCGCTGGGGGAGAAGGAGGTGCAAGGGGGGATCACCAAGGGGGAGACGCCGCGGCTCAAAGTGGTGGAGCAGAAATACCGGCAGCACAAGGCGCTGCAGCATATGGGGATCATGGATCCCGAGTCGTGGCGGCCCCAGCGAGGCCTGCCGGAGCGCTCTGTCACCATCTTGAGGGCCTGGCTCTTCGAGCATTTCCTCCATCC CTATCCAAGTGAAGCAGACAAACATTTGCTGTCGCGACAGACAGGTTTATCAAAAAATCAG GTATCAAATTGGTTTATAAATGCTAGGGTTCGACTTTGGAAGCCCATGGTTGAAGAAATGTACCAACAAGAATTCCAAGAAGCTTCAGCTGCAGATAAAGATAAGGATGACCAACCCACTTCCGAAACCGACGCCCCGAAAACGGACCCTTCAGAAACCCGGCAGCCGGCGGAAGATATGATGGTGCCGACCGAGTATCGGTGTTTCATGGAGAATCCTGAGATGGGGTTGGAGTCGGAGTTCAGCGGTGGGAGTGCGGGGACGCAGGCGGCCGGAGAAGTTTCGCTTACGTTGGGACTGCGGCGGTCGGAAAATGTGCCGATTAATATGAGCCATCTCTCAGTTAGGGACTTTGAAgcttattaa
- the LOC125222527 gene encoding BEL1-like homeodomain protein 4 isoform X3 yields MNHPQAAKAAAAASSTLEGFHLISPINPPSDMPPPPQMSWIPSSSGGRGHEAAARVLEGQGLSLSLSSLEGNKFEKMNVGNGELYFHGSNPYVIGDVATNPMLFGSPRLASEHENQNLHFGYVESTRSTNCVRNSRYLKAAQELLMEFCCVGRGNNQIVKKQDRNPNSDNGGGLSSSKDHYTLSPSERTEYQRRKFRLLSMLDEVEGRYMRYCEQMQAVVNSFDAVMGQGAAAPYTGLARVAMSQHFRSMKDAVAREMKACCEALGEKEVQGGITKGETPRLKVVEQKYRQHKALQHMGIMDPESWRPQRGLPERSVTILRAWLFEHFLHPYPSEADKHLLSRQTGLSKNQVSNWFINARVRLWKPMVEEMYQQEFQEASAADKDKDDQPTSETDAPKTDPSETRQPAEDMMVPTEYRCFMENPEMGLESEFSGGSAGTQAAGEVSLTLGLRRSENVPINMSHLSVRDFEAY; encoded by the exons ATGAATCATCCACAAGCTGCTAAAGCCGCGGCGGCGGCTTCATCTACTCTGGAAGGGTTTCACTTAATTAGCCCTATTAATCCCCCTTCCGAcatgccgccgccgcctcagATGAGCTGGATCCCGAGCAGCAGCGGCGGCCGGGGACACGAGGCGGCGGCGAGGGTGCTGGAGGGGCAAGGcctttctctatctctctcctCTCTAGAAGGCaacaaatttgagaaaatgaatgtGGGAAACGGCGAATTATACTTCCATGGAAGCAATCCATATGTGATTGGAGATGTCGCGACAAATCCGATGCTGTTTGGGTCGCCGAGGTTGGCGTCGGAGCACGAAAACCAGAATCTTCACTTTGGCTATGTTGAATCTACAAGAAGCACGAATTGTGTGAGGAATTCGCGGTATTTGAAGGCGGCACAGGAATTGCTAATGGAATTTTGCTGTGTGGGAAGAGGGAATAATCAAATTGTGAAGAAACAAGATAGAAACCCTAATTCAGACAACGGTGGCGGTTTGTCTTCTTCAAAGGACCACTACACCTTATCCCCTTCTGAGAGAACTGAATACCAGAGAAGAAAATTCAGGCTTCTCTCCATGCTTGATGag GTGGAGGGGAGGTACATGAGGTACTGCGAGCAGATGCAGGCGGTGGTGAACTCGTTCGACGCGGTGATGGGGCAAGGGGCGGCGGCGCCGTACACGGGGCTGGCGAGGGTGGCGATGTCGCAGCATTTCCGGAGCATGAAGGACGCGGTGGCGCGGGAGATGAAGGCGTGCTGCGAGGCGCTGGGGGAGAAGGAGGTGCAAGGGGGGATCACCAAGGGGGAGACGCCGCGGCTCAAAGTGGTGGAGCAGAAATACCGGCAGCACAAGGCGCTGCAGCATATGGGGATCATGGATCCCGAGTCGTGGCGGCCCCAGCGAGGCCTGCCGGAGCGCTCTGTCACCATCTTGAGGGCCTGGCTCTTCGAGCATTTCCTCCATCC CTATCCAAGTGAAGCAGACAAACATTTGCTGTCGCGACAGACAGGTTTATCAAAAAATCAG GTATCAAATTGGTTTATAAATGCTAGGGTTCGACTTTGGAAGCCCATGGTTGAAGAAATGTACCAACAAGAATTCCAAGAAGCTTCAGCTGCAGATAAAGATAAGGATGACCAACCCACTTCCGAAACCGACGCCCCGAAAACGGACCCTTCAGAAACCCGGCAGCCGGCGGAAGATATGATGGTGCCGACCGAGTATCGGTGTTTCATGGAGAATCCTGAGATGGGGTTGGAGTCGGAGTTCAGCGGTGGGAGTGCGGGGACGCAGGCGGCCGGAGAAGTTTCGCTTACGTTGGGACTGCGGCGGTCGGAAAATGTGCCGATTAATATGAGCCATCTCTCAGTTAGGGACTTTGAAgcttattaa
- the LOC125222527 gene encoding BEL1-like homeodomain protein 4 isoform X2 — protein sequence MSQSFQQSVYTFPNAAASEWVLREQGGFDAPPPPPFDAGGMLTEIINRRHGDQIQKQQLDNELSFMNHPQAAKAAAAASSTLEGFHLISPINPPSDMPPPPQMSWIPSSSGGRGHEAAARVLEGQGLSLSLSSLEGNKFEKMNVGNGELYFHGSNPYVIGDVATNPMLFGSPRLASEHENQNLHFGYVESTRSTNCVRNSRYLKAAQELLMEFCCVGRGNNQIVKKQDRNPNSDNGGGLSSSKDHYTLSPSERTEYQRRKFRLLSMLDEVEGRYMRYCEQMQAVVNSFDAVMGQGAAAPYTGLARVAMSQHFRSMKDAVAREMKACCEALGEKEVQGGITKGETPRLKVVEQKYRQHKALQHMGIMDPESWRPQRGLPERSVTILRAWLFEHFLHPYPSEADKHLLSRQTGLSKNQVSNWFINARVRLWKPMVEEMYQQEFQEASAADKDKDDQPTSETDAPKTDPSETRQPAEDMMVPTEYRCFMENPEMGLESEFSGGSAGTQAAGEVSLTLGLRRSENVPINMSHLSVRDFEAY from the exons ATGTCACAAAGCTTCCAACAAAGCGTCTACACCTTCCCGAATGCAGCCGCGAGCGAGTGGGTGTTAAGAGAGCAAGGCGGCTTCGATgccccgccgccgccgccgttcGACGCCGGAGGTATGCTCACGGAGATCATAAACCGGCGCCACGGCGATCAGATCCAGAAACAGCAGCTCGATAACGAG CTCTCTTTCATGAATCATCCACAAGCTGCTAAAGCCGCGGCGGCGGCTTCATCTACTCTGGAAGGGTTTCACTTAATTAGCCCTATTAATCCCCCTTCCGAcatgccgccgccgcctcagATGAGCTGGATCCCGAGCAGCAGCGGCGGCCGGGGACACGAGGCGGCGGCGAGGGTGCTGGAGGGGCAAGGcctttctctatctctctcctCTCTAGAAGGCaacaaatttgagaaaatgaatgtGGGAAACGGCGAATTATACTTCCATGGAAGCAATCCATATGTGATTGGAGATGTCGCGACAAATCCGATGCTGTTTGGGTCGCCGAGGTTGGCGTCGGAGCACGAAAACCAGAATCTTCACTTTGGCTATGTTGAATCTACAAGAAGCACGAATTGTGTGAGGAATTCGCGGTATTTGAAGGCGGCACAGGAATTGCTAATGGAATTTTGCTGTGTGGGAAGAGGGAATAATCAAATTGTGAAGAAACAAGATAGAAACCCTAATTCAGACAACGGTGGCGGTTTGTCTTCTTCAAAGGACCACTACACCTTATCCCCTTCTGAGAGAACTGAATACCAGAGAAGAAAATTCAGGCTTCTCTCCATGCTTGATGag GTGGAGGGGAGGTACATGAGGTACTGCGAGCAGATGCAGGCGGTGGTGAACTCGTTCGACGCGGTGATGGGGCAAGGGGCGGCGGCGCCGTACACGGGGCTGGCGAGGGTGGCGATGTCGCAGCATTTCCGGAGCATGAAGGACGCGGTGGCGCGGGAGATGAAGGCGTGCTGCGAGGCGCTGGGGGAGAAGGAGGTGCAAGGGGGGATCACCAAGGGGGAGACGCCGCGGCTCAAAGTGGTGGAGCAGAAATACCGGCAGCACAAGGCGCTGCAGCATATGGGGATCATGGATCCCGAGTCGTGGCGGCCCCAGCGAGGCCTGCCGGAGCGCTCTGTCACCATCTTGAGGGCCTGGCTCTTCGAGCATTTCCTCCATCC CTATCCAAGTGAAGCAGACAAACATTTGCTGTCGCGACAGACAGGTTTATCAAAAAATCAG GTATCAAATTGGTTTATAAATGCTAGGGTTCGACTTTGGAAGCCCATGGTTGAAGAAATGTACCAACAAGAATTCCAAGAAGCTTCAGCTGCAGATAAAGATAAGGATGACCAACCCACTTCCGAAACCGACGCCCCGAAAACGGACCCTTCAGAAACCCGGCAGCCGGCGGAAGATATGATGGTGCCGACCGAGTATCGGTGTTTCATGGAGAATCCTGAGATGGGGTTGGAGTCGGAGTTCAGCGGTGGGAGTGCGGGGACGCAGGCGGCCGGAGAAGTTTCGCTTACGTTGGGACTGCGGCGGTCGGAAAATGTGCCGATTAATATGAGCCATCTCTCAGTTAGGGACTTTGAAgcttattaa